One genomic segment of Myxococcales bacterium includes these proteins:
- a CDS encoding DUF1343 domain-containing protein, which yields METGLDRLLSEAPLSRLLRGTKVGVLAHPASVTRDLAHAGDVFEVLGVRPKVFFGPEHGFGGEAQDMVGVQHGKTRHGIPIRSLYGDSLLELVPQAEDLSDVDLLVVDLQDVGSRYYTFVWTAVLAMRAAVDAKKRVLVLDRPNPIGGDLSQAEGRSQLMAYRSFVGLEPIAVRHGLTLGEIVAAEAEKHGASPEQVQVVAVRGDAGRGGADTWDRPFVMPSPNMPTRETALVYPGGCLLEGTNLSEGRGTTRPFQVFGAPFIDGAALANAFHALDLPGVRVRPLTFRPTFHKFAGETCGGVEVYPIDERRFLPVATYVALIALCAEQAPERFAFRTERYEFVDDIPAFDLLTGDGQARAMILEGARPLDVAKSVSELRGGDADALRRAREAFSRYAIS from the coding sequence ATGGAGACAGGACTCGATCGGCTGCTTTCCGAGGCGCCCCTCTCGCGGCTCTTGCGTGGCACCAAGGTGGGCGTTTTGGCGCACCCCGCGTCCGTGACGCGCGACCTCGCGCACGCCGGCGACGTCTTCGAGGTGTTGGGCGTTCGGCCCAAGGTCTTCTTCGGTCCGGAGCACGGCTTCGGAGGCGAGGCGCAAGACATGGTGGGCGTCCAGCACGGCAAGACGCGCCACGGGATTCCCATCCGCAGCCTCTACGGTGACAGCCTGCTCGAGCTCGTCCCGCAGGCCGAGGACCTCTCCGACGTCGACCTCCTGGTCGTCGATCTTCAGGACGTTGGCTCGCGCTACTACACGTTCGTTTGGACCGCGGTCCTGGCGATGCGCGCGGCCGTCGACGCGAAGAAGCGCGTGCTCGTCCTCGATCGCCCGAATCCCATCGGCGGCGATCTCTCGCAAGCGGAGGGGCGGAGCCAGCTCATGGCCTATCGCTCCTTTGTTGGGCTTGAGCCTATCGCCGTTCGGCATGGCCTCACGCTCGGTGAGATTGTCGCCGCCGAAGCCGAGAAACACGGCGCGTCGCCCGAGCAGGTGCAAGTCGTCGCGGTGCGCGGCGACGCAGGGCGTGGCGGCGCGGACACCTGGGACCGTCCTTTCGTGATGCCGTCGCCCAACATGCCGACGCGCGAGACGGCGCTCGTCTATCCGGGCGGGTGTTTGCTCGAGGGCACCAACCTCTCGGAGGGGCGCGGCACGACGAGGCCGTTTCAAGTCTTCGGCGCGCCCTTCATCGACGGTGCGGCGCTCGCGAACGCGTTTCACGCGCTCGACCTCCCGGGCGTGCGCGTCCGGCCGCTGACCTTTCGCCCCACGTTCCACAAGTTCGCCGGCGAGACCTGCGGCGGCGTCGAGGTCTACCCCATCGACGAGCGCCGCTTTCTCCCGGTCGCGACCTACGTGGCGCTCATTGCCTTGTGCGCCGAGCAAGCGCCCGAGCGGTTCGCGTTTCGTACCGAGCGCTACGAGTTCGTCGACGACATCCCGGCCTTCGACCTCTTGACCGGTGACGGGCAAGCGCGAGCCATGATCCTCG
- a CDS encoding sigma-54-dependent Fis family transcriptional regulator, protein MKVLRTGVGATPVPKEPPLKRILVVDDEENIRLVLKTLLRKHGYEVEVADGAEQALASLDAFGPDVILTDVRMPKMGGLDLLATLRAKNVHATVIVMSAYGNVDLALEAIKAGAYDYISKPFKPDEVVLALRKAEERELLRRENRALKEQIKKEHQFETILAKSPQMQDVFKTISKIADYKTTVLISGESGVGKELVARAIHARSARKSGPFVAINCGAIPESLLESELFGHKKGAFTDASSDRRGLFEEAHEGTLLLDEIGELPLNLQVKLLRALQEETIRRVGDTKDIKVDVRILTATHRDLAAEAKAGRFREDLFYRINVLPIAIAPLRERRDDIGLLIDHFLSRNNTRLGTQVRGVSPEARRMLLEYAWPGNVRELENTIERAMVLAESDMLEVSDLPERVREALDPVAVQLASGELSIKKTVAAIEEILIRRALAKTKGNRTRAAEILEISHRALLYKIKDYEILDL, encoded by the coding sequence ATGAAGGTTTTACGTACCGGCGTCGGCGCGACGCCGGTACCCAAGGAGCCCCCGTTGAAGCGCATCCTGGTGGTCGACGACGAAGAGAACATCCGGCTCGTCCTAAAGACGTTGCTGCGCAAGCACGGCTATGAAGTGGAGGTCGCCGACGGCGCTGAGCAGGCCTTGGCGTCCCTCGACGCCTTCGGTCCCGACGTCATCCTCACCGACGTCCGGATGCCCAAGATGGGCGGCCTCGATCTCCTGGCGACGCTGCGCGCCAAGAACGTGCACGCCACGGTCATCGTGATGAGCGCCTACGGCAACGTCGACCTAGCCCTCGAGGCCATCAAGGCCGGCGCGTACGACTACATCTCCAAGCCCTTCAAGCCCGACGAGGTTGTCCTGGCGCTCCGCAAGGCGGAGGAGCGCGAGCTTCTGCGTCGCGAGAACCGGGCCCTCAAGGAGCAAATCAAGAAGGAGCATCAGTTCGAGACGATCCTCGCGAAGAGCCCGCAAATGCAGGACGTCTTCAAGACCATCTCGAAGATCGCCGACTACAAAACGACGGTCCTCATCAGCGGCGAGAGCGGGGTCGGCAAGGAGCTCGTCGCGCGGGCGATCCACGCGAGGAGCGCGCGCAAGAGCGGCCCTTTCGTCGCCATCAACTGCGGCGCGATCCCCGAGTCACTGCTGGAGAGTGAGCTCTTCGGTCACAAGAAGGGCGCCTTCACGGACGCAAGCTCGGACCGGCGCGGCCTCTTCGAAGAGGCCCACGAAGGCACGCTCCTCTTGGACGAGATCGGTGAGCTGCCGCTGAACCTGCAGGTGAAGCTCCTCCGCGCGCTCCAAGAAGAGACCATTCGCCGCGTCGGCGACACCAAAGACATCAAGGTCGACGTGCGCATCCTCACGGCCACGCACCGCGACCTCGCCGCCGAGGCCAAGGCGGGCCGCTTCCGCGAGGACTTGTTCTATCGCATCAACGTCCTGCCCATCGCCATCGCGCCGCTGCGCGAACGACGCGACGACATTGGCCTCCTCATCGACCACTTCCTGTCGCGGAACAACACGCGCCTCGGCACGCAGGTCCGCGGCGTGTCACCGGAGGCGCGGCGCATGCTCCTCGAGTACGCGTGGCCCGGCAACGTGCGTGAGCTCGAGAACACCATCGAGCGTGCCATGGTCCTCGCCGAGAGCGACATGCTCGAGGTGTCGGACCTTCCGGAGCGCGTCCGTGAGGCGCTCGATCCGGTGGCGGTGCAGCTCGCGAGCGGCGAGCTCTCCATCAAGAAGACCGTCGCGGCCATCGAAGAGATCCTGATTCGCCGCGCCCTCGCCAAGACCAAGGGCAACCGAACGCGGGCCGCCGAGATCCTAGAAATCAGCCATCGGGCCCTGCTTTATAAGATTAAGGACTACGAGATTCTGGACCTGTGA